The genomic stretch CGTTTGAGTATGTGTGCACATGCGCGTTTGATCTGCCAAacattttacatgcacaaaaaaggtACCCTAAAAACATTtggtgaagacaaaaaaaaacctatgaGAGACCAGACTTCAACATATTTCTATCTCTTCATAATCAGGATTACTCTAAAGTCTACTGAGAAGGTGGGCAGGCTGGGGGCGGAGGGCGATGGGGATGGGTGGGGATGGGTGGCGGGGGTAAGACGAAGGAGCGAAGACAGGGACGGGTAAAGAAAAACAGGACGCAGCTGAAACATCAGAGAGGCCGTCTAAGCGCGCTCTCCACGAATGCGACGTGCCAGCTGGATGTCTTTGGGCATGATGGTGACACGCTTGGCATGGATGGCACACAGGTTAGTGTCCTCGAACAGACCCACCAGGTACGCCTCGCTGGCCTCCTGAACAGACAAGAGGGATGATATGTTTGTAGTAGAACTGTGTTTCAAGTCACACTAATATAGCTTTAGTGATTATATGTACACACCTGCAGGGCTCCAATGGCAGCGCTCTGGAAACGCAGGTCAGTCTTGAAGTCCTGAGCGATCTCCCTCACCAGGCGCTGGAAGGGCAGCTTACGGATCAGCAGCTCAGTGGATTTCTGGTACCGACGGATCTCTCTCAGAGCCACAGTACCGGGCCTAAAACACACAACCAAGCTCTTGGTCAATACACCGTTTCAGGACAAATAAACTGCTGTGGTGTAGGCCACAGGCTTGTGCCAAACGACAATCAGACTGACAATCAATGACTGATGACAATGACTCTTTCTGCTGGGCTTGCATCTCTAGCTGAAGACTGATTTTTAAATCTGATATTTAGTTGAGTGTATATACAGTAAATGACTGTGATTATTGATAGCTGACTCAAAATGTTATTCGACTATGCATTTCACTTGTGACTGTGTCAAGTGACTGTGTTTTGTATACAGCAAAACAAAGAGTTGATGTATATGATTGTTTTAGGGCCCATACCAATCATCcttaatcaaggagatcaataaccgaTATTCAAAAGCGACATTtgtagtaaaaatgaaaaaaaggctGGTGTCAAAATTAAAAGGTACACACTCCAATGCAAAACTTTGTCCAAATccctttgtgtatttgttttccaTGTGCCTGATTAAAGAGGACTTTACCAGAGTGgttatttcatttgaaatttgtaaaatacacactaccgttcaaaagtttggggtcacccaggtaattccatgtcttccatgaaaattcacacttttattcatgtgctaacataattgcacaagggttttctaatcatcaattagcctttcaacaccatcagctaacacaatgtatcattagaacacaggagtgatggttgctggaaatgttcctctgtacccctatggagatattccattaaaaattagctgtttccagctagaatagtcatttaccccTTTgtcaatatctagactgtattttcgATTAATTTTGTGTTAtcctcactgaaaaaaatgcttttctttcaaaaatatgggcatttctaagtgacaatacatttttgaatggtactgcatatttttaaaaaaaacaacaataccgataatcagaaaaaagctGAATATTGGATCTGATAACTGGTCTGGTCTCTGGCCAGAATTAGTTTTGAGCATatgagacagacagaaggaggcAGACAGAATTCTCCTTCAGTAGACTAAAAATGAGAACGAGTTCCCAAAGAGTAGAAAGTGAACACAGGTAAACAGAGACAAAGATCTGCACTGGAAGATGTGAGTAATGTCCCAATCTCAGCTTGAAGATGCAGAAACAGCCATTTTTCAGACTCAAAATGAGCATTACCTGTAACGATGCGGCTTCTTGACACCACCGGTGGAGGGGGCACTCTTACGGGCAGCCTTGGTGGCCAGCTGCTTACGAGGAGCCTTTCCTCCAGTGGACTTACGAGCAGTCTGCTTGGTACGAGCCATTACGACAGAGTATCACCTGAAGGgagtacaatacaataaaagcacaaaagctGCTGTTATATACATTTTCTACACATGTAATTACCAGTTTGTCTCTTGTATACAGTAACAATTTATTATAGGTAATATAAGACGCACAGATGAATGATTAGATTTCTACTAAATTGATTGGGATATTTAACAGGCTAAATATTCCTCATAAGCTCACAGTCTCATGTCCTCTCGGTTTAAATTTTACATAACATCTTAATAACAACTTACTGTATTTAGTCTACATGTGAATGCTTATATGTTcttgaaaaatggaaaaagcaatCTCGAACTCAATTTAGTGGGTTGTAGTAATATTATTCTGATTTACTGCCTTTTGTCAGCTCAACATATATGGTAATGCTTGCCGCAGGGTTGCATTATCTGCATAATTTAGATGTAATGCAGTCTGAGCTATATTTATCAGAGTTTTCTTCTCTCCACCTAGCTCGAAGCGTTTGATTTTCAGTAAAATTAGCGCTTCTGGGAAAACTTTTCCCTCAGGTCTGGCAGCTGCACAAACCCACAGTGCCAGACCAATCAATACACTGTAGGCTGCTGATTGCACCAATCACAGGGCATCAACCCCAAATGCACCAATCCGCTGAGCCGTTGCCGTAATTCCGGACCAATGGCGTTTTATCATGGAGGGCTTTAGGGCGGGACGAGCAGCCTTAGTCCCGCCTCATACCGCAAGATTATGGCCGCAGACCGAAATGAACCTACCAATTCACAGGCAGTGAGCGGGGCGcaaactttgacattttcccattaaaacacaaaacatgtgCACATAAGACTACCAACAACACGTAGGAGACACGTGTAGCTATCCAAAAATGTCCACAGTCGTGTGAATCGATGGTTTATTAGAGCAAAGAAGCGAGGTAGAAACCGCCGCTGAAAGTGGAGCAGATATTTCAGCAGTGGAAGTACTGAGCCGTTTTTCTCTCTGCCCGGGCATCGGGGCAGCTGCTTTTTCTCCTCACTCCAACGTCGAAATAACACGTTATtaccacacaaaaacaactttatcCGTCCCGTTTTCTTTCCTAAACGGTTAATAATATTCTATAGTTTAAAAAGTATGACAAAAATTTTACGTACCGAGGGTGAATTTGACGCTTTTTCTTCGCGAAGATACAAGTGTGTTGTGGTTGTCTGGCAGTGTCAGATATTTACTATCTCTCACACAATGGAAGCAGAGAGCAGGAGCAAAATGGCGCCCGTGTCAATCATCTGTCTCCCATAATGCAATGCCAACGTTTGTAAACATTCTAACTTCATTTCCTCAACTCTGTTCCCACACCGTGATGTTTGAATCCAGTCTGTACGTACCGGAGGAGGAAACATCTGTTAGTTATGTCATTATGTTTAGTCCGAACTCTTGCTGTGTTGAACAGTTTTTAACGGGTTTTCACCAAAActtgaaaatataaaaagaaaataagaaatcaAGCAAAGAAGACAATAACAATCAATGTTAATAAACAATATATTagtgtaatatttatttatatgatttttatttttatatatatatatatatatatatatatatatatatgtatatatatatataaagtgatGCTTAAGTGAACAAATTTATTTAGAGAGTAATCAGATCAAAATCAGAATTTAACTGTATAATAGTTACGTTAAGTTAAAAttttgaaattcattttttcctcaaatCCTAGGacagataaataataaaatgatgtcAAAATACCAATAAGCAGGGATTCTTAGCTTTCACATcgaaaaaaatgaatgtagcaCCACAGGAACTGTATGAGCCCACAGAGGCTGGTAATAACATGTAAGCTAATGTTGCTACTATTAACCCAACATTAACAAGGCCAGAGTATTGAAAATCATTGGGGGCTCCCTGCCACATATCAGATGGGTATCTTCCCTCAGAAGTTCTACTGCAtcactttgacattttacagaaggaacatttgtgatatttttcttcAGTCTAATGAATAACCCTCCTCTTGACTCTCATGTTAACAGTTAAACACTTTGAATATGCATATTCTTATAAAAACCACAGAGACTTAGTTTGTACTGTCAGAATGTTACATCAACATAGGATATGTTAAAAGAGACACTTTTTGACAGTGACAGATATTTCAGTATTAATGGATATATAAAATAGAGTGCAGATATTTCAGAATTTGATCTGTGTGTTGAGCTGAGAGTTGTGAAATccaaagaatttttaatgtagCCATTGCTGTTAGATCAGTAtcacatgttttattatttatgaagtAGAATCAGTTCTATCGCTCTGATCACTAGTCTGGATATGAAACAGGAAGGAGAGCAGACATATGGCAGAGCTGCAAGGTTCAGACCGGCATGTCAAAGCCATCCTCATAAGTACAGCTCTTGTGACAGCATAATTTCTACACATATTCTCTTTCGTGTGGATAACAAGTGTACATGCTGCAATCACTCATTCTGGCATGAAGGTTATGTTGGAGTGAACACTGAagctaaaaaaacaactgattcATTATAAATCTTCATGTTAGGATGAATGTTTGACCCTGGAGTAGCTAAATAATTTTTGTAATCATTTGTTCTGGCCCCTATTGGCCTAATTTAAAAAGCCCTGATTTATGTGCTGCTTCTCTTTTTGATAATGTATACAGAATTCTGTTTATTCATGTACAGCCTCACATCACAGCACAtatcacttattttttttacatttaattattgtcctttatttaaccaggagaaattccattgagattaagaacctctttttcaagggagtcctggccaagataggcagcagcaaatacaaaacagttATGAAAATTACACGGTTAAAACACgagctaaaaacaaataaaaagattaaTTTTATAAGCAAGTTATAAAAAATAAGCGCTTGTTGTGGAGTCGGCCTCAAGAACTcacagtttggatttaaaagcgCTCAAGGAGATTAACTCAGTTAATTTCTagtctttctgcaacatattccatGCAAAAGGTGCAGAGCAAACAAAAGCCATTTTTCCTAATTCAGTACGGGCATCtggaacagaaagcaacagaTGATCTTGTGAACGGAGAGAGT from Amphiprion ocellaris isolate individual 3 ecotype Okinawa chromosome 14, ASM2253959v1, whole genome shotgun sequence encodes the following:
- the h3f3c gene encoding H3 histone, family 3C yields the protein MARTKQTARKSTGGKAPRKQLATKAARKSAPSTGGVKKPHRYRPGTVALREIRRYQKSTELLIRKLPFQRLVREIAQDFKTDLRFQSAAIGALQEASEAYLVGLFEDTNLCAIHAKRVTIMPKDIQLARRIRGERA